Proteins encoded by one window of Girardinichthys multiradiatus isolate DD_20200921_A chromosome 14, DD_fGirMul_XY1, whole genome shotgun sequence:
- the LOC124880300 gene encoding uncharacterized protein LOC124880300 isoform X2 → MTSPTFTLYLPALLVMIVAHRAAWTHRLLLMESAEVGHNTALQCLCQDDLAVMFYWYKQILGKEPKLVCTLYKHNNIAIFQDQFNNSRFSLDNENHSNILLKIADLRVSDSATYYCVKSNLAEFTFCEGTTLSVNGFGMNLRTLLHQSKIEPIQSRSYVSLNCTVQTGSCGGEHSYYWISNSVKSHPGLIYGQGGLDQCERKSNTDPTRHRCTFNLPMNSLAETYFCAVASCGHLLFGNRTILHSEECSGTFSARHILTTQLHQDGENLQYAAINNLKPSMSGRTKESFSECVYSTVRQ, encoded by the exons ATGACTTCTCCGACCTTTACTTTGTATTTGCCAGCTCTGCTTGTCATGATAGTGG CTCATAGGGCAGCTTGGACCCACAGGTTATTACTTATGGAATCAGCTGAAGTTGGACACAACACTGCTTTGCAATGCCTCTGCCAAGATGACCTAGCAGTGATGTTTTACTGGTATAAACAAATTCTGGGAAAGGAACCTAAGCTCGTGTGCACACTCTACAAGCATAACAATATCGCCATTTTTCAAGATCAATTTAACAATTCTCGTTTCTCTCTAGATAATGAAAACCACAGTAACATTTTGCTAAAGATAGCAGATTTGAGGGTATCGGACTCAGCAACTTATTACTGTGTAAAGAGCAATTTAGCTGAGTTTACATTTTGTGAAGGTACTACTCTTAGTGTAAATGGTTTCGGAATGAACCTTCGAACTTTACTTCATCAGTCCAAAATTGAGCCTATCCAGTCAAGAAGCTATGTGTCACTGAACTGTACAGTACAAACTGGGAGCTGTGGTGGAGAACACAGTTATTACTGGATCAGCAATTCTGTAAAATCTCATCCAGGACTCATTTACGGCCAGGGAGGGTTGGATCAGTGTGAGAGAAAATCCAACACAGACCCAACTAGACACAGGTGTACTTTCAACTTGCCGATGAATTCACTTGCTGAGACCTATTTCTGTGCTGTTGCCTCATGTGGACACTTGCTGTTTGGAAACAGGACCATCCTGCACTCTGAAG AATGCAGTGGCACATTTTCTGCAAGACATATTCTAACTACACAG CTGCATCAAGATGGTGAAAACCTCCAATATGCTGCTATAAATAATCTCAAACCCAGCATGTCAGGAAGGACAAAAGAGAGCTTCAGTGAATGTGTCTATTCCACCGTGAGGCAGTAG
- the LOC124880300 gene encoding uncharacterized protein LOC124880300 isoform X1, translating to MTSPTFTLYLPALLVMIVAHRAAWTHRLLLMESAEVGHNTALQCLCQDDLAVMFYWYKQILGKEPKLVCTLYKHNNIAIFQDQFNNSRFSLDNENHSNILLKIADLRVSDSATYYCVKSNLAEFTFCEGTTLSVNGFGMNLRTLLHQSKIEPIQSRSYVSLNCTVQTGSCGGEHSYYWISNSVKSHPGLIYGQGGLDQCERKSNTDPTRHRCTFNLPMNSLAETYFCAVASCGHLLFGNRTILHSEADAVSIVLVYVLGGVLTFTTILVASLAFSVYRLSKICNQQTECSGTFSARHILTTQLHQDGENLQYAAINNLKPSMSGRTKESFSECVYSTVRQ from the exons ATGACTTCTCCGACCTTTACTTTGTATTTGCCAGCTCTGCTTGTCATGATAGTGG CTCATAGGGCAGCTTGGACCCACAGGTTATTACTTATGGAATCAGCTGAAGTTGGACACAACACTGCTTTGCAATGCCTCTGCCAAGATGACCTAGCAGTGATGTTTTACTGGTATAAACAAATTCTGGGAAAGGAACCTAAGCTCGTGTGCACACTCTACAAGCATAACAATATCGCCATTTTTCAAGATCAATTTAACAATTCTCGTTTCTCTCTAGATAATGAAAACCACAGTAACATTTTGCTAAAGATAGCAGATTTGAGGGTATCGGACTCAGCAACTTATTACTGTGTAAAGAGCAATTTAGCTGAGTTTACATTTTGTGAAGGTACTACTCTTAGTGTAAATGGTTTCGGAATGAACCTTCGAACTTTACTTCATCAGTCCAAAATTGAGCCTATCCAGTCAAGAAGCTATGTGTCACTGAACTGTACAGTACAAACTGGGAGCTGTGGTGGAGAACACAGTTATTACTGGATCAGCAATTCTGTAAAATCTCATCCAGGACTCATTTACGGCCAGGGAGGGTTGGATCAGTGTGAGAGAAAATCCAACACAGACCCAACTAGACACAGGTGTACTTTCAACTTGCCGATGAATTCACTTGCTGAGACCTATTTCTGTGCTGTTGCCTCATGTGGACACTTGCTGTTTGGAAACAGGACCATCCTGCACTCTGAAG CTGATGCTGTCTCTATTGTCTTGGTTTATGTCCTGGGGGGGGTTTTGACATTCACCACCATCCTGGTTGCTTCACTGGCTTTCTCTGTGTATAGACTAAGCAAAATATGCAATCAGCAAACAG AATGCAGTGGCACATTTTCTGCAAGACATATTCTAACTACACAG CTGCATCAAGATGGTGAAAACCTCCAATATGCTGCTATAAATAATCTCAAACCCAGCATGTCAGGAAGGACAAAAGAGAGCTTCAGTGAATGTGTCTATTCCACCGTGAGGCAGTAG
- the LOC124880357 gene encoding uncharacterized protein LOC124880357 — translation MWLYTILCGVCHLPAVIHSGSVKQDSGVRSATVGENIVLCCFHDSQSAMHFSWYRQTLGDRPELLSNIYKYDEPSKVFHWLENNPRFSVERSEGINHLHISEVQLSDSATYYCGSSHSNTVEFGEGVFLSVEGTNHLEIIQEPAFETAQPGNSVTFHCTVGTRTCKEEHIIHWFWHGIYQAVLHTHRNHSGIISAQHHYSQSCVYHLQKNNVSLSDAGTYYCVVASCGKMLFGSGSKLIIKHNAEDQVSQIVIFVWLSVFRSGILLFFVIICLFIFVRKTQ, via the exons ATGTGGCTGTACACAATTCTCTGTGGAGTCT GTCATTTGCCAGCTGTGATCCATTCAGGATCAGTCAAACAAGACAGTGGTGTGAGATCTGCCACTGTAGGGGAAAATATTGTGCTATGTTGTTTCCATGACAGCCAGTCAGCAATGCACTTCTCCTGGTATCGCCAAACATTAGGAGACAGACCTGAACTCTTGTCTAACATTTACAAATATGATGAACCATCTAAAGTCTTCCACTGGTTGGAAAATAATCCCCGTTTCTCTGTGGAAAGAAGTGAAGGAATTAatcatttacacatttctgaggTCCAGCTCTCAGATTCAGCAACATACTACTGTGGAAGTTCCCACTCCAACACTGTGGAGTTTGGGGAAGGGGTCTTTTTGAGTGTTGAAG GAACAAACCATCTGGAAATCATCCAAGAGCCAGCATTTGAGACAGCCCAGCCTGGCAACTCTGTAACGTTTCATTGTACAGTAGGCACCAGAACCTGTAAAGAAGAACACATTATCCACTGGTTCTGGCATGGAATTTACCAAGCAGTACTCCACACACACAGAAATCACAGTGGAATTATCTCTGCTCAGCACCACTATTCACAGAGTTGTGTCTACCATTTACAGAAGAACAACGTGAGCTTATCTGATGCAGGAACCTATTACTGTGTTGTTGCCTCCTGTGGAAAGATGCTGTTTGGTAGTGGAAGCAAGCTAATCATCAAACACAATGCTGAAGATCAGGTTTCCCAAATAGTAATCTTTGTTTGGCTGTCAGTGTTCAGAAGTGgcattctgttgttttttgtgattatttgtctttttatttttgtcagaaaGACCCAATAA